The proteins below come from a single Pseudomonas chlororaphis genomic window:
- a CDS encoding membrane protein — protein MIGLNTAAVYVLQTLGSLYLLIVLLRFVLQLVRANFYNPLCQFVVKATQPLLKPLRRIIPSLFGLDMSSLVLAILVQMALMALTLLLTYGTTGNPLQLLIWSIIGVTALFLKIFFFAMIISVILSWVAPGSHNPGAELVNQICEPALAPFRRIVPNLGGLDISPILAFMVLKLIDMLVINNLAAMTMMPEILRLLI, from the coding sequence ATGATTGGATTGAACACCGCAGCGGTCTACGTGCTGCAAACCCTTGGCAGCCTGTACCTGCTGATCGTGCTGCTGCGCTTCGTGCTGCAACTGGTGCGCGCCAACTTCTATAACCCGCTGTGCCAGTTCGTCGTCAAGGCCACCCAGCCGCTGCTCAAGCCCTTGCGCCGGATCATCCCGAGCCTGTTCGGCCTGGACATGTCGTCGCTGGTGCTGGCCATCCTCGTGCAGATGGCACTGATGGCCTTGACCCTGCTGCTGACCTACGGCACCACCGGCAATCCGCTGCAACTGCTGATCTGGTCGATCATTGGCGTGACCGCGCTGTTCCTGAAGATCTTCTTCTTCGCCATGATCATCAGCGTCATCCTGTCGTGGGTCGCGCCTGGCAGCCACAACCCGGGCGCCGAGCTGGTGAACCAGATCTGCGAACCGGCCCTGGCCCCGTTCCGCCGCATCGTGCCGAACCTCGGCGGCCTGGATATCTCGCCGATCCTGGCGTTCATGGTGCTCAAGCTGATCGACATGCTGGTGATCAACAACCTCGCGGCCATGACCATGATGCCCGAGATCCTGCGCCTGCTGATCTGA
- the metX gene encoding homoserine acetyltransferase (Catalyzes the conversion of acetyl-CoA and L-homoserine to CoA and O-acetyl-L-homoserine), which translates to MPAAFPADSVGLVTPQVAHFSEPLALACGRSLPAYDLIYETYGTLNATASNAVLICHALSGHHHAAGYHSVDDRKPGWWDSCIGPGKPIDTNRFFVVSLNNLGGCNGSTGPSSLNPDTGKPFGADFPVLTVEDWVHSQARLADRLGIDQWAAVIGGSLGGMQALQWTITYPDRVRHCLAIASAPKLSAQNIAFNEVARQAILTDPEFHGGSFQEHGVIPKRGLMLARMVGHITYLSDDSMGEKFGRGLKSEKLNYDFHSVEFQVESYLRYQGEEFSGRFDANTYLLMTKALDYFDPAASCDDDLAKTFAGATAKFCVMSFTTDWRFSPARSRELVDALMAARKDVCYLEIDAPQGHDAFLIPIPRYLQAFGNYMNRITL; encoded by the coding sequence ATGCCAGCTGCCTTTCCCGCCGATTCCGTTGGTCTGGTGACGCCGCAAGTGGCGCATTTCAGCGAGCCCCTGGCCCTGGCCTGCGGACGCTCGTTGCCGGCCTATGACCTGATTTACGAAACCTACGGCACCCTCAATGCCACGGCCAGCAATGCCGTGCTGATCTGCCACGCCTTGTCGGGCCACCACCACGCCGCCGGCTATCACAGCGTCGACGACCGCAAGCCGGGCTGGTGGGACAGTTGCATCGGCCCGGGCAAGCCCATCGACACCAACCGGTTCTTCGTGGTCAGCCTGAACAACCTCGGTGGCTGCAACGGCTCCACCGGCCCCAGCAGCCTCAACCCGGACACCGGCAAGCCGTTCGGCGCCGATTTCCCGGTGCTCACGGTGGAAGACTGGGTGCACAGCCAGGCACGCCTGGCCGACCGCCTCGGCATCGACCAGTGGGCGGCGGTGATCGGCGGCAGCCTGGGCGGCATGCAGGCGCTGCAATGGACCATCACCTACCCGGACCGCGTGCGCCATTGCCTGGCAATCGCCTCGGCCCCCAAGCTGTCGGCGCAGAACATCGCCTTCAACGAAGTGGCGCGCCAGGCCATCCTCACCGACCCGGAGTTCCATGGCGGCTCGTTCCAGGAACACGGCGTGATCCCCAAGCGCGGGCTGATGCTGGCGCGCATGGTCGGGCACATCACCTACCTGTCCGACGACTCCATGGGCGAGAAATTCGGCCGCGGCCTCAAGAGCGAAAAGCTCAACTACGACTTCCACAGCGTCGAGTTCCAGGTGGAAAGCTACCTGCGTTATCAGGGCGAGGAGTTCTCCGGGCGCTTCGACGCCAACACCTACCTGCTGATGACCAAGGCCCTGGACTACTTCGATCCGGCGGCGAGCTGCGACGATGACCTGGCGAAAACCTTCGCCGGCGCCACCGCCAAGTTCTGCGTGATGTCGTTCACCACCGACTGGCGTTTCTCCCCGGCACGCTCCCGGGAGTTGGTGGATGCGCTGATGGCCGCGCGCAAGGATGTCTGCTACCTGGAAATC